The following coding sequences lie in one Rissa tridactyla isolate bRisTri1 chromosome Z, bRisTri1.patW.cur.20221130, whole genome shotgun sequence genomic window:
- the SPIN1 gene encoding spindlin-1 yields the protein MKTPFGKSPGQRSRADAGHAGVSASMMKKRTSHKKHRNNVGPSKPISQPRRNIVGCRIQHGWKEGSGPVTQWKGTVLDQVPVNPSLYLIKYDGFDCVYGLELHKDERVSALEVLPDRVASSRISDAHLADTMIGKAVEHMFETEDGSKDEWRGMVLARAPIMNTWFYITYEKDPVLYMYQLLDDYKEGDLRIMPDSNDSPPAEREPGEVVDSLVGKQVEYAKEDGSKRTGMVIHQVEAKPSVYFIKFDDDFHIYVYDLVKTS from the exons ATGAAGACCCCATTTGGAAAGTCACCAGGTCAGCGGTCCAGAGCTGATGCAG GTCATGCAGGAGTGTCTGCCAGCATGATGAAGAAAAGAACTTCCCACAA aaagcacagaaacaatGTGGGACCAAGCAAACCTATTTCTCAGCCACGGAGAAATATTGTAGGCTGCAGAATACAGCATGGATGGAAAGAAGGGAGTGGACCTGTAACACAATGGAAGGGCACAGTTCTTGATCAAGTTCCTGTAAATCCCTCTCTCTATCTTATAAAGTATGATGGATTTGACTGTGTGTATGGACTAGAACTGCACAAAGATGAAAGAGTTTCAGCACTTGAAGTTCTTCCAGACAGAGTTG CTTCATCTCGAATTAGTGATGCCCACCTGGCAGACACAATGATTGGTAAAGCTGTGGAACACATGTTTGAAACAGAAGATGGCTCAAAAGATGAATGGAGGGGGATGGTTTTGGCTCGAGCTCCTATTATGAACACGTGGTTTTATATTACCTATGAGAAAGATCCCGTCTTGTACATGTACCAACTCTTAGATGATTATAAAGAAGGTGACCTTCGCATTATGCCTGATTCGA ATGATTCCCCTCCTGCAGAACGGGAACCAGGTGAAGTTGTGGACAGCCTGGTAGGTAAACAAGTGGAATATGCCAAAGAAGATGGCTCAAAAAGGACTGGCATGGTCATTCATCAAGTTGAAGCCAAACCATCTGTCTATTTCATCAAGTTTGATGATGATTTCCATATTTATGTCTACGATTTGGTGAAGACATCCTAG